Proteins encoded by one window of Mangrovibacterium diazotrophicum:
- a CDS encoding cell division ATP-binding protein FtsE, with protein sequence MQNNPIIRLQGVDVYQQENLVLADVHLEVRSGEWVYLIGKVGSGKSSLIKLINAELEIFNGEAYVAGYNLRRIKNREIPLLRRKIGVVFQDFRLLTDRTVRNNLTFVLKATGWKNDKAIKDRIHEVMERVGMLHSLDRMPHELSGGEQQRVVIARAILNDPDLILADEPSGNLDPETSAELMKIFRDLNRRGKTIVMATHDYQLIENFKAKTLLCADLRLSNPDKEQLEIDFSQLLEQKK encoded by the coding sequence ATGCAGAATAATCCGATCATTCGTTTACAGGGAGTTGATGTTTACCAGCAGGAAAATTTGGTTTTGGCCGATGTGCACCTGGAGGTGCGGTCGGGCGAGTGGGTTTACCTGATTGGGAAAGTTGGTAGCGGGAAGTCGAGCCTGATAAAATTGATTAACGCGGAGTTGGAAATTTTTAATGGAGAAGCCTATGTGGCCGGTTACAACCTTCGGCGAATCAAGAACCGCGAGATCCCGCTTTTGAGACGGAAGATCGGAGTTGTTTTTCAGGATTTTCGTTTGCTGACCGATCGTACCGTTCGTAACAATTTAACTTTTGTGTTGAAAGCGACCGGCTGGAAAAATGACAAAGCGATCAAAGATCGAATTCACGAAGTGATGGAGCGAGTAGGGATGTTGCATAGCCTGGACCGGATGCCGCACGAACTTTCGGGAGGGGAGCAACAACGTGTTGTTATTGCCCGCGCTATTTTGAATGATCCGGATCTTATTTTGGCCGACGAGCCTTCCGGAAATTTGGACCCGGAGACTTCTGCCGAGCTGATGAAAATCTTCAGGGATCTGAACCGGAGGGGCAAAACCATTGTGATGGCCACGCACGATTACCAGCTGATTGAGAACTTCAAAGCGAAAACCCTGCTTTGTGCCGACCTTCGACTTTCGAACCCTGATAAAGAACAGCTGGAAATCGATTTTTCACAACTTTTAGAGCAAAAAAAATGA
- a CDS encoding tetratricopeptide repeat protein → MKTRQVLLALTICLFTSVTFAQKTIHNQSVSADIHTARDLFSKNQFISAGAIFEQVEKESDPESDVYAEAVYYQALCALKTDAKNGEIRMEKFLRDHPQSPYTNAANFELANAWFKDGRYPKVVAIYKELPRNGFSKQDQDRMNYQNGYSLFQIKRYAEAEKEFNKVRNGKSTYAPQATYYWGHIKYMNNDFDSALTAFNQLKDNPAFSPVIPFYMSQIYYKRGEYEKVIEFTEPLIVKADKQQVPELSKILGSSYFHLQQFDKAIPYLERYFETSKSRQRDENYLFAYCYYRTGNYEKAITPFEYATAGKDEMAQNAYYHLADCYVHTGDKNKARIAFEAASDMSFDRAIQEDALFNYAKITYELSYSPFNETINAFDKYIALYPSSERNDAAYNYLVQVYMSTNNFKDAIASIEKIQVKNQAIRKAYQRVTYYRGLELFKGLSYSEAIACFDKSLENGEFNPTLRATATFWKAEANYRLGNYEAAINGFERFGQMPAARTTDEYKSYNYNLGYAYFKLKDYAAASAAFNKFVQSAPEQDEKLADAYNRLGDCSYINRDFNSSQNAYANALTLNKYDADYALFQKAMSEGVQRHPEQKIASLKNLVQTYPTSAYVDDALYELGRTYERENQLPTAVSYYKNLLDEYPQSSYRPKALLQLGLISYNQSDYNQSMSYYKQITEKYPDSEESQAAMLGIKNNYIEQNNVDAYFAYAKRQGSNVQVTASEQDSLTYLAAERLVMSKDPKARQQLELYLQNYPQGSFSLNARFYLAEAKYADAEYSAALKDYELVLDRTDNIFTEAALGRAAELQFNAANYDQALIHYQRLEVSSGNKWNLLKARTGIMRCQYELGNFKASVDAAQKVLASENLSEVQKREADYKLAKSYLQTKQEKEAFPLLESLAEDTQSPEGAEAKYLKAEILFNQGKTKRSENEIMDFISKNTPHQYWLAKGFILLADIYLANGDQFQAKHTLMSMIENYPEENDGIIELAKSKLQHLEELEQQQQEQKPEPMQIDPNQN, encoded by the coding sequence ATGAAAACAAGACAAGTATTGTTAGCGCTTACAATATGCCTCTTCACCTCTGTCACTTTTGCTCAAAAAACCATCCATAATCAATCTGTTTCTGCCGACATTCACACGGCCCGGGATTTGTTCTCCAAGAACCAGTTCATCTCGGCCGGGGCAATTTTCGAACAGGTTGAAAAGGAGTCAGATCCCGAATCAGACGTTTACGCTGAAGCAGTATACTACCAAGCACTTTGTGCTTTAAAGACCGACGCAAAGAACGGCGAAATACGCATGGAGAAATTCCTGCGCGATCATCCGCAAAGCCCCTATACAAATGCGGCAAACTTTGAATTGGCAAATGCCTGGTTTAAAGACGGACGCTATCCCAAAGTGGTAGCCATCTATAAAGAATTACCGCGCAACGGCTTTTCCAAGCAGGATCAGGATCGGATGAATTATCAAAATGGATACTCACTTTTTCAAATTAAGCGTTACGCTGAAGCTGAAAAAGAATTCAATAAAGTCCGAAACGGAAAATCAACCTACGCACCCCAGGCAACCTACTATTGGGGCCACATTAAATACATGAACAACGATTTTGACAGTGCGCTCACAGCCTTCAACCAACTGAAGGACAATCCTGCTTTTTCGCCTGTCATTCCGTTCTACATGAGCCAGATTTACTATAAACGTGGCGAATACGAAAAAGTAATTGAATTTACCGAACCGTTAATAGTCAAGGCCGACAAGCAACAAGTGCCGGAGCTCTCGAAAATTTTAGGAAGCTCTTATTTCCACCTGCAACAGTTCGACAAGGCCATTCCATATTTGGAGCGCTATTTCGAAACATCGAAAAGCCGCCAGCGCGACGAAAACTACCTGTTTGCTTACTGCTATTACCGGACCGGGAATTACGAGAAAGCAATCACTCCGTTTGAATATGCTACTGCGGGGAAAGATGAAATGGCTCAAAATGCCTATTATCACTTAGCAGATTGCTACGTTCATACTGGCGATAAAAACAAAGCGCGGATTGCCTTCGAAGCAGCATCAGACATGAGTTTCGACCGGGCAATTCAGGAAGACGCCTTGTTCAACTATGCGAAAATCACCTACGAACTTTCTTATTCTCCTTTCAACGAAACCATCAACGCGTTCGATAAATACATCGCGCTCTATCCGAGCTCGGAACGAAATGATGCAGCTTACAATTACCTGGTGCAGGTTTATATGAGCACCAATAATTTCAAGGATGCCATCGCTTCAATTGAAAAAATTCAGGTAAAAAACCAAGCCATCCGAAAAGCTTACCAACGCGTGACCTACTACCGTGGTTTGGAACTTTTCAAGGGCCTTTCCTATTCCGAAGCCATTGCTTGTTTCGACAAATCGCTTGAGAACGGCGAGTTCAACCCGACGTTGCGCGCCACAGCCACTTTCTGGAAAGCTGAAGCAAACTACCGCCTGGGCAACTACGAAGCGGCGATCAACGGTTTCGAGCGTTTCGGACAAATGCCGGCAGCCCGCACAACCGACGAATACAAGAGCTACAATTACAACCTTGGATATGCCTATTTCAAATTGAAAGATTACGCTGCAGCATCTGCAGCATTCAATAAATTCGTTCAATCTGCACCGGAACAAGACGAAAAACTGGCCGATGCCTACAACCGTTTGGGCGACTGCAGTTACATCAACCGCGACTTCAACAGTTCGCAAAATGCTTACGCCAACGCGTTAACGCTGAATAAGTACGACGCCGATTACGCCCTGTTCCAAAAAGCAATGAGCGAAGGCGTTCAACGCCACCCGGAACAAAAAATCGCGAGTCTGAAAAACCTGGTTCAAACCTACCCGACGTCAGCTTATGTTGACGATGCCTTGTATGAATTGGGACGCACCTACGAACGCGAGAACCAACTCCCGACGGCTGTTTCATACTATAAAAACCTACTGGATGAGTATCCGCAGAGCAGCTATCGCCCGAAAGCGTTACTGCAACTTGGGTTGATCAGCTACAACCAATCGGACTACAACCAGTCGATGAGCTACTACAAGCAAATCACTGAAAAATATCCGGACAGCGAGGAATCACAAGCTGCCATGCTCGGTATCAAAAACAATTACATCGAGCAGAATAATGTGGACGCCTACTTTGCTTACGCCAAACGCCAAGGTTCCAACGTGCAAGTAACAGCAAGCGAACAGGATTCGTTAACCTACCTGGCGGCCGAACGACTGGTGATGAGCAAGGATCCAAAAGCCCGTCAGCAACTGGAACTTTACCTGCAAAATTATCCACAGGGCAGTTTCAGCCTGAACGCCCGTTTTTACCTGGCCGAAGCTAAATATGCCGACGCTGAATACTCGGCTGCACTAAAAGACTACGAATTGGTACTGGACCGCACCGACAATATTTTCACAGAAGCCGCGCTGGGCCGGGCTGCCGAACTGCAGTTCAATGCTGCGAACTACGACCAGGCTCTGATTCATTACCAACGACTCGAAGTTAGTTCGGGCAACAAATGGAACCTGCTGAAAGCAAGAACAGGAATCATGCGCTGCCAATACGAGCTGGGCAACTTCAAAGCCAGTGTGGATGCCGCTCAGAAAGTTTTGGCATCGGAAAACCTTTCGGAAGTGCAGAAGCGCGAAGCCGACTACAAACTGGCCAAGTCGTACCTTCAAACCAAACAGGAAAAAGAAGCGTTCCCGCTGCTGGAAAGTTTAGCTGAAGACACGCAGTCGCCGGAAGGTGCAGAAGCCAAATACCTGAAGGCTGAAATACTTTTCAACCAAGGCAAAACCAAGAGGTCAGAAAATGAAATCATGGACTTCATTTCGAAAAACACACCGCACCAATACTGGCTGGCCAAAGGCTTCATCTTGCTGGCAGACATCTACCTGGCTAACGGTGATCAATTCCAGGCCAAACATACGCTGATGAGTATGATCGAAAATTACCCGGAAGAAAACGATGGTATTATTGAGCTGGCTAAATCCAAATTGCAGCACCTGGAAGAACTGGAGCAACAGCAACAGGAGCAAAAACCGGAGCCAATGCAGATTGACCCCAATCAGAATTAG
- a CDS encoding TonB-dependent receptor codes for MNTTYIKHTALTILLGLSVVIASAQKDSTELRKEVEVVKAYKPTISDAYKINDMPQIAAPSNEKPTFEYQIKTQPMITNFSVEPVEAARMVPERGDRLNSGLLKLGVGNYLSQYGEFFYNAKASRTTDLGVHLKSHLSNGKIKLENDDKVKAPDNENLAEFFMNNHLKSGLLSSKIFYERESFRYYGYTGESLSDEDKQLYMPMWDEKQAFPSAGFSLNYAKKEDPRAAMNLQTGIKYQYFGTQTGQKEHLVKWNGLFSAPIDLMEGVLDAGVTYSTTDSVYMPYTQTIDKRNQLVLKVNPAAVFDTEMLKFKIGINSYTVFEKDEDNDYMLAPNTRIEFMPVKNVITLYAGTDGYLKENNYSVIAKENPYVRPDQNVKNTKYSYILTGGIKGKFTPNFSYELQADYASIKNQHFYYLENSILNEPTATLYRNNTFQVMYDKVKQFTLGGELQYALNQEIDVRLNAKYHSYSLDSLAEAFLQPSFESSASLYFDPEGPLRFTADINFIGSRKALTQTVEYDTDNTTVLNTTSEITSLKSIIELNMGVEYQLTGNISLWGRANNITSQRYELFPGYRSQGLNVLVGASLAF; via the coding sequence ATGAACACAACATACATCAAACATACCGCACTGACAATCCTTCTTGGCCTGAGCGTCGTAATTGCTTCGGCCCAAAAGGACAGTACCGAATTGCGTAAAGAAGTGGAGGTTGTCAAAGCGTACAAACCAACCATTTCCGACGCCTACAAAATCAACGATATGCCGCAGATCGCTGCACCGTCGAATGAAAAACCAACTTTCGAGTACCAGATTAAAACGCAGCCGATGATCACCAATTTCAGTGTTGAACCGGTGGAAGCTGCACGCATGGTTCCCGAACGCGGCGACAGATTGAACAGTGGTTTGCTGAAACTGGGCGTTGGAAATTACCTTTCGCAATACGGCGAATTCTTTTACAATGCAAAAGCCAGCCGAACAACCGACTTGGGCGTGCACCTGAAAAGCCACCTCTCGAATGGTAAAATCAAACTCGAGAATGACGACAAGGTAAAAGCACCCGACAATGAAAACCTGGCTGAGTTTTTCATGAACAACCATCTGAAATCGGGCCTGCTGTCATCAAAAATTTTCTATGAGCGTGAATCTTTCCGTTATTATGGTTATACCGGCGAGAGTCTTTCGGACGAAGACAAACAACTTTACATGCCAATGTGGGATGAAAAACAAGCTTTCCCCTCTGCCGGTTTCTCGTTGAACTACGCGAAAAAAGAAGACCCGCGTGCAGCGATGAATTTGCAGACCGGAATAAAATACCAATACTTTGGCACGCAAACCGGGCAAAAAGAACACCTGGTAAAATGGAACGGCCTCTTCTCTGCCCCGATTGATTTGATGGAAGGCGTGCTGGACGCCGGCGTCACATACAGCACAACCGACAGCGTTTACATGCCCTACACGCAAACGATCGACAAAAGAAATCAGCTGGTATTGAAAGTGAATCCGGCGGCCGTTTTCGATACGGAGATGCTGAAATTCAAAATTGGGATCAACAGCTACACCGTGTTCGAAAAAGATGAAGACAACGACTACATGCTGGCTCCAAATACGCGGATCGAATTTATGCCGGTGAAAAATGTCATCACTCTTTACGCCGGTACCGATGGCTATTTGAAAGAAAACAACTACTCGGTTATCGCCAAAGAGAATCCTTACGTTCGCCCCGACCAAAATGTGAAAAACACGAAGTACAGTTATATCCTGACAGGAGGTATCAAGGGCAAGTTTACACCAAATTTCAGCTACGAACTGCAGGCGGACTATGCGAGCATCAAAAACCAGCACTTCTATTATCTGGAAAACAGCATCCTGAACGAACCGACGGCAACGCTTTACCGCAACAATACCTTCCAAGTAATGTACGACAAAGTGAAGCAGTTCACCTTGGGTGGAGAATTGCAGTACGCCTTGAATCAGGAAATCGACGTGCGCCTGAATGCGAAATACCATTCGTACAGCCTCGACTCGCTGGCTGAAGCCTTTTTGCAGCCCTCATTTGAATCTTCAGCGTCACTTTACTTCGATCCGGAAGGACCGCTTCGCTTTACGGCCGACATCAACTTTATTGGCTCGCGAAAAGCGCTGACGCAAACAGTCGAATACGATACCGACAACACAACCGTATTGAACACCACTTCGGAGATCACGAGCCTGAAATCAATCATCGAACTGAACATGGGTGTTGAATACCAACTAACCGGAAATATCAGCCTTTGGGGACGTGCCAACAACATCACATCTCAGCGATATGAATTGTTCCCCGGTTACAGAAGTCAAGGCCTGAATGTGCTCGTTGGAGCCAGTTTAGCCTTCTGA
- the gyrB gene encoding DNA topoisomerase (ATP-hydrolyzing) subunit B encodes MSELENKPTNGNGNGNYSADSIQVLEGLEAVRKRPAMYIGDVNEKGLHHLVYEVVDNSIDEALAGYCKNIEVFINEDNSITVKDDGRGIPTETHSKENKSALEVVMTVLHAGGKFDKDSYKVSGGLHGVGVSCVNALSTHLKAEVHRNGQVWVQEFSIGKPLYSAKIVGETDRTGTFVTFKPDASIFLTTTYKYEILSARLRELAFLNAGVRLSLTDLREQDENGEYKAETFFSEAGLKEFVEYLDANREKLIDETIHISSEKGDVPVEIALHYNTSFTENIHSYVNNINTIEGGTHLTGFRRGLTRTLKNYAETTGMLTKLKFDINGDDFREGLTAVVSVKVQEPQFEGQTKTKLGNSEISLPVDQAVSEMLANYLEENPKSAKAIVNKVILAATARHAARKARELVQRKNVMTGGGLPGKLADCSDRDPASCEVFLVEGDSAGGTAKQGRNRRFQAILPLRGKILNVEKAMQHKVFESEEIRNIFTALGVSIGTEEDSKAVNLEKLRYHKIVIMTDADVDGSHIATLIMTFFFRYMKELIKSGYLYIATPPLYLLKKGKKEEYAWNEQQRQRLIDEWADGKESSVHTQRYKGLGEMNAEQLWETTMDPERRTLRQVTIENAAEADHVFSMLMGDEVPPRRQFIEDHAVYANIDA; translated from the coding sequence ATGAGCGAATTAGAAAATAAGCCAACAAACGGAAACGGGAATGGCAATTATTCAGCTGACAGTATTCAGGTACTGGAAGGTTTGGAAGCAGTGCGCAAACGCCCTGCCATGTACATTGGGGATGTGAACGAAAAAGGTCTGCACCACTTGGTTTACGAGGTTGTGGACAACTCGATTGACGAAGCACTGGCGGGTTACTGTAAGAACATTGAAGTTTTTATTAATGAAGATAATTCAATCACGGTAAAAGACGACGGCCGTGGTATCCCAACAGAAACTCACTCAAAAGAAAATAAATCGGCGCTTGAGGTTGTAATGACCGTATTGCACGCCGGTGGTAAATTCGACAAGGACAGCTACAAAGTATCCGGTGGTTTGCACGGGGTGGGTGTTTCGTGTGTGAACGCGCTATCAACTCACTTGAAAGCTGAAGTTCACCGTAACGGACAAGTCTGGGTGCAGGAATTCAGTATTGGTAAGCCACTTTACTCTGCTAAGATTGTTGGCGAAACTGATCGCACAGGAACATTCGTGACTTTCAAACCTGATGCGAGCATCTTCCTGACAACAACCTACAAATACGAAATCCTCTCGGCACGTTTGCGCGAGTTGGCGTTCCTGAATGCCGGTGTGCGTCTGAGCCTGACTGACCTTCGCGAACAGGATGAAAACGGCGAATACAAAGCGGAAACATTCTTCTCTGAAGCCGGTCTGAAAGAATTTGTGGAGTATTTGGATGCTAACCGCGAGAAGCTGATCGACGAAACAATCCATATTTCTTCGGAAAAAGGTGATGTGCCGGTGGAAATTGCCCTGCACTACAACACCTCGTTTACCGAAAATATTCACTCATATGTCAACAACATCAACACCATTGAAGGTGGAACACACCTGACAGGTTTCCGTCGTGGTTTGACAAGAACTTTGAAAAACTACGCTGAAACAACCGGCATGTTGACGAAACTGAAATTCGACATCAACGGTGACGACTTCCGCGAAGGATTGACAGCTGTTGTTTCGGTGAAAGTTCAGGAACCTCAGTTTGAAGGACAGACAAAAACCAAACTGGGTAACTCGGAAATTAGTTTGCCGGTTGACCAGGCTGTGAGCGAAATGCTGGCCAACTACCTGGAAGAAAATCCGAAGTCGGCCAAAGCGATCGTTAACAAAGTAATTTTGGCTGCAACAGCCCGTCATGCTGCCCGCAAGGCCCGCGAGCTGGTTCAACGTAAGAACGTGATGACCGGTGGTGGTTTGCCCGGTAAACTGGCCGACTGCTCCGACCGTGACCCGGCATCCTGCGAGGTATTCCTGGTCGAAGGGGACTCGGCAGGTGGTACCGCCAAACAAGGCCGTAACCGTCGGTTCCAGGCAATTTTGCCGTTGCGCGGTAAAATCCTGAACGTGGAGAAAGCCATGCAGCACAAAGTATTCGAAAGCGAAGAAATCCGCAATATCTTCACTGCATTGGGTGTCTCAATCGGAACTGAAGAAGACTCGAAAGCGGTCAACCTCGAAAAATTGCGCTATCACAAGATTGTGATCATGACCGATGCCGACGTGGACGGAAGCCACATTGCCACACTGATCATGACCTTCTTCTTCCGCTACATGAAAGAACTGATCAAAAGCGGCTACCTGTATATTGCCACTCCTCCGCTTTACTTATTGAAAAAAGGTAAAAAAGAAGAGTACGCCTGGAACGAACAGCAGCGTCAGCGCCTGATCGACGAATGGGCAGACGGTAAAGAATCGTCGGTACACACCCAACGTTACAAAGGTCTTGGTGAGATGAACGCCGAGCAGCTTTGGGAAACGACAATGGACCCCGAGCGCCGCACATTGCGCCAGGTAACCATCGAAAATGCGGCTGAAGCCGACCATGTCTTCAGCATGCTGATGGGCGACGAAGTTCCGCCACGCCGCCAGTTTATCGAAGATCATGCGGTGTACGCAAACATCGATGCTTAA
- a CDS encoding LOG family protein codes for MKICVFASSSNALEKIYVDEAIELARLIGDTNQTLVNGGANVGLMHSMLEKAQEHGAHTIGIIPEKLKGHNLVSEHARELYVTKDMMERKALMRDLSDAFVALPGGFGTLEEILEVITLKQLDYHDKAIVFMNTNGFYDDLFRQFERSFDENFAKPAYRDLYYNANNSSEAIEYLKNYTPPTPVNKWYKVPTNGQK; via the coding sequence ATGAAAATTTGTGTTTTTGCATCCTCCAGTAACGCGCTGGAAAAAATCTACGTGGACGAAGCCATTGAGCTGGCCCGCCTGATCGGAGATACCAACCAGACGCTCGTCAACGGCGGGGCCAATGTTGGGTTAATGCACAGCATGCTCGAAAAAGCGCAGGAGCACGGCGCGCATACCATCGGCATCATTCCCGAAAAACTGAAGGGTCACAACCTGGTTTCGGAGCATGCCCGCGAGTTGTACGTCACCAAAGACATGATGGAACGCAAAGCACTGATGCGGGATCTTTCTGACGCTTTCGTGGCGCTTCCCGGAGGATTTGGAACATTGGAAGAAATTCTGGAGGTGATCACACTGAAACAGCTGGACTACCACGATAAGGCAATCGTTTTTATGAATACAAATGGTTTTTATGACGACCTGTTCCGCCAGTTCGAACGCTCATTCGACGAGAACTTTGCCAAACCTGCCTACCGCGACCTCTACTATAATGCCAACAACAGCTCGGAGGCAATTGAGTACCTGAAAAATTATACGCCCCCTACTCCGGTAAATAAATGGTACAAAGTGCCCACTAACGGACAAAAATAA
- a CDS encoding M64 family metallopeptidase, which produces MKRSLFIFIILLLSVSGYTQKTFEKYFEPKTLRVDFTLAGDSKSTELFLEQLKKQGSWAGSRTHLVDERNYGNFRCSLTDAESREVIYSNGFGSLFQEWQTTAEAEEISRSYYHVLLLPFPKRDVNFKIEMRNWDGGYEELINLPIDPRDYFIVDEAKPDYPVKTIMENGKHQNKVDLVFLPEGYTADEMGKFEADIKRLIDYMFAMSPYDKHKTDFNLYAVMVPSAESGTDIPGDKVYKNTAFNSTFYTFDSPRYLTTRDLKSVHDAAAAAVYDQVYVLVNSATYGGGGFYNYLNLTSVDNERSPQVFVHEFGHGFAGLADEYYSSDVSYEEFYNLKVEPWEPNITTLVDFDRKWKSMIEPGTPQPTPRTAKYSKVIGVFEGGGYTAKGIYSPMIDCRMKTNEAAGFCPVCSKAIEEAIRLNCE; this is translated from the coding sequence ATGAAGCGGTCTCTTTTTATATTCATCATTCTTTTACTGTCGGTTAGTGGTTACACGCAGAAAACCTTTGAAAAATATTTCGAACCCAAAACCTTGCGGGTTGATTTTACCCTTGCGGGAGATAGTAAAAGCACCGAGCTTTTTCTGGAACAATTGAAGAAACAAGGATCTTGGGCCGGAAGTCGCACGCATTTGGTTGATGAGCGCAATTATGGCAATTTCCGTTGCAGTTTAACTGATGCCGAATCCCGAGAGGTGATTTATTCCAATGGCTTCGGTTCTCTTTTCCAGGAATGGCAAACAACAGCGGAAGCGGAGGAAATCAGCCGAAGCTATTACCATGTGCTATTGCTGCCTTTTCCGAAGCGGGATGTGAATTTCAAAATAGAAATGCGGAACTGGGATGGCGGTTACGAGGAGCTCATCAACCTACCGATTGATCCCCGGGATTATTTTATCGTGGACGAAGCGAAGCCGGATTACCCGGTGAAAACCATCATGGAAAACGGCAAGCACCAAAATAAAGTTGACCTGGTTTTTCTGCCAGAAGGATATACGGCTGATGAAATGGGCAAGTTTGAAGCCGACATCAAACGACTGATAGATTACATGTTTGCGATGTCGCCCTATGATAAGCACAAAACGGATTTCAATTTATATGCGGTGATGGTGCCGTCGGCAGAGTCAGGGACTGATATTCCTGGCGACAAAGTCTACAAGAATACCGCTTTCAATTCCACTTTTTACACTTTCGATTCTCCCCGGTATTTGACTACCCGTGACTTGAAGTCGGTGCATGATGCTGCTGCAGCAGCTGTTTACGACCAGGTTTATGTGCTGGTGAACTCGGCTACATACGGTGGAGGAGGCTTCTACAATTACCTGAACCTGACAAGTGTCGACAATGAGCGTTCCCCGCAGGTATTTGTGCATGAGTTTGGACACGGTTTCGCCGGTCTGGCCGACGAGTATTATTCGTCGGATGTATCTTATGAGGAATTTTACAATTTGAAGGTTGAACCTTGGGAGCCGAACATTACAACCTTGGTCGATTTCGATCGAAAATGGAAATCGATGATTGAGCCGGGAACTCCTCAGCCTACGCCAAGAACAGCAAAGTATAGCAAAGTGATTGGTGTATTTGAAGGTGGCGGTTACACGGCCAAAGGAATTTACAGTCCGATGATCGATTGCCGCATGAAGACCAACGAGGCTGCCGGATTTTGCCCGGTATGCTCCAAAGCCATTGAAGAAGCGATCCGCTTAAATTGCGAATAA
- a CDS encoding mechanosensitive ion channel family protein — MKQFNIWLFDFFKELNILDHWAMTFSITISVIVLILAAVAAQLLTRLILVSLIHKLFQKTKTDWDDFLIDRKVFSALAHIPSAFIIYAVYSFSGVEIVSTILSVIARVYFVFIFAMTAVRTANAVNDMYQTTPYAATRPIKGYIQLVQILIIFVSLIFAIAILIGKSPLGIFAGLGAMAAVLLLIFKDSILGFVASIQLSANKMLKPGDWIEMPSHKADGTVIDISLTTVKVQNWDKTITTIPTYALVSESFNNWAGMEESGGRRIKRSINIDMKSVRFADPKLLEKLSHFYLLKDYITNKQQEIKSFNEKLNVQDGDVYNGRRQTNLGIFRHYLEAYLRQNPNIHEEMTFLVRHLQPTELGLPIEIYVFSKDQRWANYEGIQADIFDHVLAILPEFDLRVYQNPSGHDVNELGRNLANLQKRTVVNN, encoded by the coding sequence ATGAAACAGTTTAACATTTGGCTTTTTGACTTTTTTAAAGAACTGAATATCCTCGACCACTGGGCAATGACCTTTTCAATCACCATCAGTGTCATTGTGCTAATTCTAGCAGCGGTTGCCGCGCAACTGCTCACCCGCCTGATCCTGGTTTCGCTGATCCACAAACTGTTTCAAAAAACCAAAACTGACTGGGACGACTTCCTGATTGATCGAAAAGTATTCAGCGCGCTCGCTCACATTCCGTCTGCATTTATTATTTACGCCGTTTACAGCTTCTCGGGTGTCGAAATCGTCTCAACGATCCTCTCGGTTATTGCGCGGGTATACTTCGTGTTCATCTTTGCGATGACTGCTGTGCGCACTGCAAACGCGGTCAACGACATGTACCAAACAACGCCTTACGCCGCAACCCGGCCGATAAAAGGATACATTCAGCTCGTCCAAATCCTGATCATTTTTGTTTCGCTGATTTTTGCGATCGCCATCCTGATTGGCAAATCACCTTTGGGTATTTTCGCAGGACTGGGTGCCATGGCTGCCGTTTTGTTGTTGATCTTCAAAGATTCAATTCTCGGGTTCGTTGCCAGTATCCAGCTGTCGGCCAATAAAATGCTGAAACCAGGTGACTGGATTGAAATGCCCAGCCACAAAGCTGATGGTACCGTAATCGACATCTCACTGACCACCGTAAAAGTCCAAAACTGGGATAAAACGATCACCACCATTCCAACGTACGCATTGGTATCTGAGTCATTCAACAACTGGGCAGGAATGGAAGAATCCGGTGGCCGCCGGATCAAACGTTCCATCAATATCGACATGAAAAGTGTGCGTTTTGCAGATCCAAAACTTTTGGAGAAGCTGAGTCACTTTTACCTTCTGAAAGACTATATCACCAACAAACAGCAAGAAATAAAGTCATTCAACGAAAAACTGAACGTGCAGGACGGAGATGTTTATAATGGTCGGCGCCAAACCAACCTCGGGATTTTCAGACACTACCTGGAAGCCTACCTACGTCAAAATCCGAATATTCACGAAGAAATGACTTTCCTGGTGCGCCATCTGCAACCCACGGAATTAGGGCTTCCCATCGAAATTTACGTGTTCAGCAAGGACCAGCGCTGGGCAAATTACGAGGGCATCCAAGCCGATATTTTCGATCATGTTCTGGCTATTTTGCCCGAGTTTGACCTTCGTGTTTACCAAAACCCAAGTGGCCATGATGTCAACGAATTGGGCCGAAATTTGGCGAACCTGCAGAAGAGAACAGTTGTCAATAATTAA